From Terriglobales bacterium:
CGAGGAAGACGAGTACCACAATCCATCTCACCGGAACTAGGCGCTTCAAGGTATCGCGATATGCGTTTGTCGCCTTGTGTACACCGCGATTGAAGAGACCGAAGAGTCCGCGATTCGATTCGCCGGTGTTACGGCCGAGCATCAATGCCGAGAGCGCAGGAGTAAGTGTCAAGGCATTGAAGGCGGAAATAGCCACAGAAAACGCGATCGTCAGCGCGAATTGGCGGAACATAATGCCAGTGGTTCCGGGGAAGAATGCGACAGGTACGAACACAGAGACGAGTACAAGGGACGTCGCCACGACTGCGCCCGCTACCTCGCTCATAGCTACCGAAGCAGCATTGTGGGCTTCGGTGATTCCCTCGGAGATATGCCGCTGAACGTTCTCGATGACGACGATTGCGTCATCTACCACAAGGCCAGTAGCGAGCGTGATGCCGAATAGCGTGAGTGTGTTGATCGAGAAGCCCAGCGCCTTGACGAAGATGAAAGTTCCCACCAGCGAGACGGGAATCGTGACCGAGGGGATGACGGTTGAGCGCCAATCTTGGAGGAACAGGAAGATAACGATGATCACCAACGCGATTGCTTCGAGCAGGGTAGTGACAACGTCTCTGATCGAGTCCGATACAACGTTGGTCGTATCGAAGGCGACGTTGTACTTCAGTCCTGGTGGAAAACTCTTCGAGAGTCGCTCAAGTTCCGCGAGCGCCTGCCGATCTACTTCGAGAGCGTTCGCATTTGAGAGCTGTGTGACTCCGACGCCGACGGCCGGATATCCATTGAACCGCAAGCCGGAACCGTAGTTCTCGGCTCCAAGTTCGGCACGACCAACGTCTTTCAATCGGACAATGGTTCCATCGTTCGCCGTCTTGAGGATGATGTTCTCAAATTCGGATGGTTCCGTAAGACGTCCGACAGCGCGGACGCTGATTTCAAACTGCTGATTCGTTGGTGCCGGTGCTTGTCCAACGGCTCCGGCTGCTACCTGAACGTTCTGCTCCTGAAGTGCATTGACCACGTCGCTCGCTGTTAACTGACGAGTAGCCATCCGCACTGGATCGAGCCAAATGCGCATGGCGTACTTGCGCTCGCCGAAGATAAAGACGTCGCCGACTCCCTTAATGCGCTTCAGAGCATCTCGAACGTATATGTCGAGATAGTTACTGATGAAAAGGCTGTCGTAGCGATTGTTCTCGGCGTAAAAGCCCGCGCCAAAGACGAAATTGTTGGTCGCTTTCACGACACTTACGCCGGTGGTCTTTACTTCATTCGGCATGCGCCCAAGCGCTTGATTGACGCGGTTCTGCACGTCCACGGCCGCGATATCGACGTCACGATTCAAGTCGAACACAACGCTGATGCCACTGCTGCCGTCGTTGCCGCTGGTCGAGGTCATGTACTTCATGCCTTCGACGCCATTGATCTGCTGCTCTAGAGGAGTTGTCACCGACGTCTCAACTACCTGCGCGCTCGCACCGTTATAGAAAGCACCGACTTGCACCGTAGGAGGCGCCAGGTTAGGGAACTGCGAGATCGGGAGCGTTGGAATCGAGACAGCTCCGCCGAGAATGATGAGCAGAGCGCAGACGGTTGCGAATATCGGCCGCTTGATGAAGAAATCGACGAACATAGAATCGCCTAACTTCCCTGGGTTTGTGCATTTACCGGCATGCCATCTGCCAGCATCTGCGTATCCGAGACGATGACCTTGTCCCCGGGTTTTAGGCCATCCGTCACAACATAGTTGTTGCCATTCATCGGGCCCACTTTGATCTGCCTCTGATGAGCAACGCTCTTTCCGCCGCTGTCTTCCGCGACGTACACGAAGAACTGTCCCCCGATGCGCGAAGTAGCTAAAACGGGAATTTCAATTCCCGGATGCGTTCCCCATTGCACCCGCGCGTGCACTACCTGTGCAGTGCGCAGCAAGCCCTTGTCGTTGGGCACCGTCGCCTTTGCCAGGATAGTCTGGGTTTGGTTGTCCACCTGAGGAGAGATGAACGTTATCTTTCCTTGAGCGACCTTGTTGCCGTCCGCATCGAGAATCTGAACCTCTTTTCCCAACTTGAGATCGGCAGCGCGCTCGACCGGCACCTGAACATAGGCTTCAAGATTTCCCGGCTTGTCGACGGTAGTCAGCATCGTGGAGGTTGTAACCCGATCCCCGACGCGCACCGGAATATCACCGACAATGCCGGACATCGGCGCGACTACCTTGTAATAGTGGAGCTGGGTTTCCTGCTCGTTGACTCCCGCCTGCAAAGCCGCGAGCTGCGCCTTAGCGGCGTCGAGGTTGGCTCGCGATTGGTCGAGCTCCTGCTTGCTGGTCACGCCGGCAGCGGCAAGCTGGGAGTTACGGTCATACTGTTGCTGCGCCCACTTCAGGTTTGCTTCCTGCGCCGCAGTACTCGCTTTTTGATTAAGGACGGTGGCCTCCTGTTTCAGCGGATCAATCTGAATGAGCGGAGCGCCAGAGTTGACTCGATCACCAGAGCGCACAAAGATCCGGGTAATCACGCCTTCCACCTGCGGACTTATGTTCGCCGAGTCGCGCGATTTGAGCGTTGAGACGTACTCCGACCAATCCGTGACTGGCTGAGGAGTTACCTGCACAACTTTCACCGCCATTGCCGGCGGAGGCCCTTGCGGACCCTGGGACTTTCCGCCGCAACCAATCAGTATGGACAGTGCAGCTGCTCCTGCTAAAAGCAATGGGATTTTCATGACACACGAAGGAATTCCAGAAGCTGCCTTGAGAGCGGCAACGAGGAAACAACGGCTTGGATTCAATTCACGCATAGCCCCCAACATATCTGCAGGATCAAAGAGCGCGTTCTCCTGCAATGACAACCAATTAAGAGTGCGTTCAGACTTGGCTAGTGTCGGTGGACAAAAGCCAAGACTTTTCGGGCTTTCGGGGGAACCTTAAATGCTAAATGTCGCAAGCAAGCGCTGTCGAGCGGTTTCCCGACCTGGGCGTTTCCAGCATATTGACGTGTTCCGGGTACGGAAGTCGACAGTTCCGGAAAGATTTTACAAATGTCTGCCCAGTCGGGCTGGAGCTGTCTGTCGTGCATCCTTGTTGGTCGCGAATTGGTTGCCGAGTTGTCCATACGGTGGTCGAATGGTCAGTGAGCAAGAAATGGGGGATACTCCTTGCAATGCAGAACTTTGCAGTGAAGGAGCATCCTACTAAGTTTGCAAATTGAGGAACTTGGATGCCGCGTGAGCAAGAGACCACGGCCCTAAAGCCAGAGCCCACCCTAACGCGACCTACCCAGACCGTTGTTGGCGATCCCTTCTGGTACAAGGACGCGATCATCTATGAGGTGCACGTCCGCTCCTTCTATGACTCAGTCGACGACGGAATGGGTGACTTTCCTGGTCTGACGCAAAAGCTGGATTACATTCAAGATCTGGGCGTAACGGCGATCTGGATTCTCCCGTTTTGTCCGTCGCCGTGGAAGGACGACGGATATGACATTGCCGACTACACGAGCGTTCATCCGTCGTACGGCACGTTGCGCGAGTTCGAGACGTTCCTTCGCCAGGCACATCGCCGCGGCTTGCGCGTAATCACGGAGCTGGTTCTCAATCACAGCTCCGATCAGCATGTGTGGTTCCAGCGTTCGCGGCGGGCGAAGCCGGGATCGCATTGGCGAAACTTCTACGTGTGGAGCGATTCGCCAGAAAAATACAAAGAGGCTCGGATTATCTTCAAAGATTTCGAGCCATCGAACTGGACCTACGATCCGATAGCGAAGGCATATTACTGGCATCGCTTTTTCGCGCACCAACCTGACCTGAACTACGACTATCCGCCGGTGCGGAAGGCCATGCTCCAGGCGATGGACTTCTGGCTGGACCTGGGAGTCGATGGGCTGCGACTCGACGCCGTGCCCTATTTGTTCGAGCGTGAAGGCACCAACTGTGAGAACCTGCCGGAGACGCACGAGTACCTGAAAGAACTGCGGCAGCATATCGAGTCGAAGTACCAGGACCGGATGATCCTTGCCGAAGCCAACCAATGGCCGGAAGACGCCATTGCCTATTTTGGGAAAGGCGACGAGTGTCAGATGGCCTTCCACTTTCCCCTGATGCCGCGCCTCTTCATGGCAGTGCGCATGGAGGACCGATATCCCATCGTCGACATCCTCCAACTCACGCCCCAGATACCCGAGAACTGCCAGTGGGCGCTGTTCTTGCGCAACCACGACGAACTCACGCTGGAGATGGTTACCGACGAAGAGCGCGATTACATGTATCGCATGTACGCCGAGGACCGTCCCATGCGGATCAATCTCGGCATCCGTCGCCGCCTGGCGCCGCTGCTCGGAAACGATCGCCGCAAGATCGAATTAATGAACGCGCTGCTACTCTCCTTGCCGGGAACGCCAGTCATCTATTACGGCGACGAGATCGGCATGGGCGACAACTTCTATCTCGGCGATCGCAATGGAGTGCGCACGCCCATGCAGTGGACTGCTGATCGTAACGCAGGATTCTCGCGCGCCAATCCGCAGAAGCTCTATCTGCCGGTAATCATCGATCCCGAGTATCGGTACGAGGCGCTGAATGTTGAGGCTCAGCAGAACAACAGCAGCTCGCTGCTGTGGTGGATGAAGCGCATTCTGGCGCAGCGCAAACGCTCCAAGGCTTTTGGCCGTGGCACCTTCGAATTTCTAACACCCGAGAACCGTCGGGTCCTCGCTTTCTTTCGAGCTTATGAAAATGAGCGCATTCTTGTGGTCGCGAATCTCTCCAGGTTCATCCAGCCGGTAGAACTCGACTTGCGAAGTTACTCCGGTTCCAAATTGGTCGAGATGTTCGGAGGTAATGAGTTTCCCCCGATAACAGAGCGACCGTACCTGCTCACACTTGGTCCCCATGCCTTCTACTGGTTCACACTCGAACCAGGAGAGGCCGCCACCGAAAGCACAGGATCGCGATCCGGCGAGCAACGCGAACGTCCGATTCACCTGACTTCATGGGAAGACGTTTACACCGACTCTGTGCAGGCAGCCCTTGCGCGCCTGTTGCCGTCGTTCCTCCGCTCCCGGCCATGGTTCCTGAGCCGCAACCGTCGGATCCGCGCTTTGGATTTAGCCGACCTAGTGCACTTGCCTGAAACCAGCGCGTATCTCCTGTTAGTGCGTGTGGAATTTGACGAAGGCGAGCCAGAGATTTACCAGTTGCCGCTCTCAGTGGCGCGAGGTGCGGAAGTGGATCAGGTTGTCGCCAACCTGCCGGAGTTTATTCTTGCCCACCTCGAATCGAGCGATGGAACCAAAGGCCTCCTATACAGTGGCTTCCGCGACCGTCTGTTCCCCGACGCTCTGTTGGGCACGATCTCACGCCGGCGGCGGGTTCGCGGACTGCGCGGGGAACTCACCGGGTCGCACACGAAAATGTTCCGCCGGATTCTTGGAAGCGATCGTCCTAATTTGGGAGCCTTTGTGCCCCGCCCTGCGCCACAGAATAATACTGGGATCTACTTTGGCGATCGCTTCATGATGAAGGTCTACCGCCGTTTGGAAGCGGGTCCGAATCCGGAGCAGGAGATTCTGGAGTGGCTCACGGCCGAGGGTTTTGCCAATTCCCCAGCTCTGGCGGGACATATCGAATATCGCAACAGCGCAGGCGATCCGGTGACGACTGCAATCCTGGAATCGTATGTCACACACCAGGCCAATGGATGGGACTATACGCTCGATAATCTCGGACTCTTTCTAGAGCGCGCACTGACTGTACAGGACGACCCACGTCTCGCCCAGGTGAAACAGGGGCGCCCTCTGGAACTTGAAGGCGAGCAACCTCCCCAGATCGTGTTAGAGCTTGTGGGATCGTTTCACGACTCAGCTTGTCTTCTCGGACAGCGGACCGGCGAGCTGCATCTAGCGCTGGCGCGCAATCAATATCCTGCCTTCATTCCGGAGCCATTCACCGATTTCTATCGACAAGGCCTCTATCACGGCATGCTTGGTCAGGCTGCGCGATGCTTCAACGGCCTGCGCAGCAGCTTAAGGACATTTGAAGGAGAGGTCCGGGCTGAAGCCGAACAGTTGTTGGCTCGTGAAGAAGAGCTGCGCTCGCTTCTGAAGCCGCTGCGTGACCGCCGCATTCCAACCATGCGAACGCGTATTCACGGAGACTTCCATCTCGGGCAGGTACTCTTTACCGGCAAGGATGTTGTCTTCATCGACTTCGAAGGTGACCCACGACGTTCAATTGGCGAGCGTCGCATCAAGTACTCGCCGCTGCGCGATGTAGCCGGAATGCTTCGTTCTTTTCATTATGCGGCTCACGCCGTGCTGTATGGGAAGGTTCCAGGCATCGTTCCAGCCAAGGAGTCGAGCGCGCAACTGCACAAGTGGGCTGGATTCTGGTATCGCTGGGTTGGAGCGGCTTACCTGCATGGATATTTGCAGGCGGAGGGAGTCTCCTCGTTGTTGATGATCCGCGGTGAGGAACTCCGCATTTTGCTTGACGCTTATCTCCTGGAGCGCGGGATGATCGAAGTGCTCTCCGATCTGCAGAATCGGCCGGAATGGACGAGAATCCCGATTGTGGGCATATTGGAAATCCTTGGATCGGAACCGTGAGCTTCCCCAGATCGAGCGGGATTCTTCTGCACCCCACATCGCTACCTGGACCATTCGGCATCGGTGACTTAGGCCCTGCAGCGTACGAGTTCGCTGATTTCCTCGCCAGCGCCGGCCAGTCAATCTGGCAGATGCTTCCACTCGGCCCTACCGGTTACGGCGATTCGCCGTACCAATGCTTCTCGGCGTTTGCTGGAAACCCTGCGCTGATCAGCCTGGCACAGTTGGTTGATGAGGGTCAGCTTGACTCGCAGGAGCTTGACGACCTTCCGCAATTCTCCGCCGAGCAAGTCGAGTACGAACGTGTAAATCAGTTCAAGCAAACCACGTTAACGAAAGCGTTTGCGGAGTTCCAACGCGGCGCCCCCGAGCACCGCAAGCGGGATTTCACACAATTTATAGAGGCGGAACGCGACTGGCTCGCCGAATACGCGCTCTTCCGCGCATTGAAAGATAAATTCGGCGGCGTGGCATGGCCGAAATGGGATCATGAGTTCGTATCGCGCGAATCAATCGCGCTGGAACGCGCACGCAAGGAACTTTGGTCGCAAATCGCCGAGCAGGAATTCCTTCAGTTCGTCTTCTTTGAGCAGTGGCAATCTTTGAAGGTGTATTGTCATCAGAAGAAGATCCGCATGATGGGCGACTTGCCAATCTACGTCGCGCACGACAGCGCCGATGTGTGGGCCCATCCGGAATACTTCCATCTTGATGATCGTGGAAACGCGACGAAAGTCGCCGGTGTCCCTCCTGACTACTTCAGCGCAACGGGTCAATTATGGGGGAACCCCATCTACCGCTGGGAGCGCGCGGCTGCCGACGGTTATTCCTGGTGGGTCAAGCGCTTCCGCGCTGCGTTTCGCATGTTCGACATGCTGCGAGTCGACCACTTTCGCGGCTTTGAGGCTTACTGGGAAGTCCCCGGTGGCGACAAGACAGCCCAGAATGGGAGGTGGATGAAGGGACCTGGGGCGGAGCTGTTTGCGGTAGTCGAAGCGAAGCTGGGTCACTTGCCGATTCTTGCTGAGAATCTCGGCGTGATCACTCCAGAAGTGGAAGCGATTCGCGAACGCTTCGGGTTTCCTGGAATGGCGATCCTTCAATTTGCTTTTGGGAATGATCCTCAGGGCCCAAGCTTTCGTCCGCACAATTATCCTCGGAACATCGTTGCGTACACCGGCACGCATGACAACAACACAGTCATCGGCTGGTGGACTTCGAAGCCGGGAGAGGGAAGTATCCGTAGCGAAGAAGACATCCGCAAGGAACGCGAATTTACCCGCGCTTATCTAAACCTCGAAGACAGATGTGTGAACTCTGCCGCCGATGGGATCAACTGGGTTTTCATTCGCACCCTCATGGCCTCAGTTGCCGATACCGTCGTTTTCCCGCTGCAAGACGTGCTTGGCGCGGGAAGCGAAGCCCGCGTGAATGTTCCCGGAACCGCGACTGGCAACTGGCGCTGGCGATTTCGTGGCGAACAGCTCACAGTCGATGAGGCCAGCCATTTACGGGAAATGACCACAATATGCGATCGATTACCAGTTTGATGAACGAATCACTGCCGAAAACGCGGCTGTTCAGCCTTTGA
This genomic window contains:
- a CDS encoding multidrug efflux RND transporter permease subunit produces the protein MFVDFFIKRPIFATVCALLIILGGAVSIPTLPISQFPNLAPPTVQVGAFYNGASAQVVETSVTTPLEQQINGVEGMKYMTSTSGNDGSSGISVVFDLNRDVDIAAVDVQNRVNQALGRMPNEVKTTGVSVVKATNNFVFGAGFYAENNRYDSLFISNYLDIYVRDALKRIKGVGDVFIFGERKYAMRIWLDPVRMATRQLTASDVVNALQEQNVQVAAGAVGQAPAPTNQQFEISVRAVGRLTEPSEFENIILKTANDGTIVRLKDVGRAELGAENYGSGLRFNGYPAVGVGVTQLSNANALEVDRQALAELERLSKSFPPGLKYNVAFDTTNVVSDSIRDVVTTLLEAIALVIIVIFLFLQDWRSTVIPSVTIPVSLVGTFIFVKALGFSINTLTLFGITLATGLVVDDAIVVIENVQRHISEGITEAHNAASVAMSEVAGAVVATSLVLVSVFVPVAFFPGTTGIMFRQFALTIAFSVAISAFNALTLTPALSALMLGRNTGESNRGLFGLFNRGVHKATNAYRDTLKRLVPVRWIVVLVFLAGLGFTYWYYQRVPRGFVPQEDQGWFMVLIQCPPGASVEYTENIAKQVEVEMMKQKEIIGTFAVSGFSFTGSSSNRGMVFGTFAPLAERKGEQHSADTVIARLRGPLFGISGAIVVPFAPPSVNGLGNFGGFQYILQDAGGHTPEQLGQVAYKLIGAGRDPKSGLAGLFTSYSATDPQFLVSIDREKAKSLGVSLTQITNTLQVYMASVYVNDFDFNNRAYRVYAQADTKWRMSPENMRQFYVRSDRGGMIPLADIVKIEQTITPPVISHYNLFRSVEIDGSAAPGQSSGQAIQKMEELSKKLLPQGYSFAWTGLSLEEIESGSQVVMLFALGLLVVYLTLAAQYESWSLPFIVILAVPMAILGAVLAQSLRGLINDIYCQVGLVMLIGLSSKNAILIVEFAEQLRQRGLSITEAAIEAARIRLRPILMTSFAFILGVMPLVLATGAGKNGRQSVGTTVFGGMLAATTLNLLFIPILYVALRTLQERGGRGRKPELVGSEEERVAV
- a CDS encoding efflux RND transporter periplasmic adaptor subunit gives rise to the protein MKIPLLLAGAAALSILIGCGGKSQGPQGPPPAMAVKVVQVTPQPVTDWSEYVSTLKSRDSANISPQVEGVITRIFVRSGDRVNSGAPLIQIDPLKQEATVLNQKASTAAQEANLKWAQQQYDRNSQLAAAGVTSKQELDQSRANLDAAKAQLAALQAGVNEQETQLHYYKVVAPMSGIVGDIPVRVGDRVTTSTMLTTVDKPGNLEAYVQVPVERAADLKLGKEVQILDADGNKVAQGKITFISPQVDNQTQTILAKATVPNDKGLLRTAQVVHARVQWGTHPGIEIPVLATSRIGGQFFVYVAEDSGGKSVAHQRQIKVGPMNGNNYVVTDGLKPGDKVIVSDTQMLADGMPVNAQTQGS
- the treS gene encoding maltose alpha-D-glucosyltransferase — its product is MPREQETTALKPEPTLTRPTQTVVGDPFWYKDAIIYEVHVRSFYDSVDDGMGDFPGLTQKLDYIQDLGVTAIWILPFCPSPWKDDGYDIADYTSVHPSYGTLREFETFLRQAHRRGLRVITELVLNHSSDQHVWFQRSRRAKPGSHWRNFYVWSDSPEKYKEARIIFKDFEPSNWTYDPIAKAYYWHRFFAHQPDLNYDYPPVRKAMLQAMDFWLDLGVDGLRLDAVPYLFEREGTNCENLPETHEYLKELRQHIESKYQDRMILAEANQWPEDAIAYFGKGDECQMAFHFPLMPRLFMAVRMEDRYPIVDILQLTPQIPENCQWALFLRNHDELTLEMVTDEERDYMYRMYAEDRPMRINLGIRRRLAPLLGNDRRKIELMNALLLSLPGTPVIYYGDEIGMGDNFYLGDRNGVRTPMQWTADRNAGFSRANPQKLYLPVIIDPEYRYEALNVEAQQNNSSSLLWWMKRILAQRKRSKAFGRGTFEFLTPENRRVLAFFRAYENERILVVANLSRFIQPVELDLRSYSGSKLVEMFGGNEFPPITERPYLLTLGPHAFYWFTLEPGEAATESTGSRSGEQRERPIHLTSWEDVYTDSVQAALARLLPSFLRSRPWFLSRNRRIRALDLADLVHLPETSAYLLLVRVEFDEGEPEIYQLPLSVARGAEVDQVVANLPEFILAHLESSDGTKGLLYSGFRDRLFPDALLGTISRRRRVRGLRGELTGSHTKMFRRILGSDRPNLGAFVPRPAPQNNTGIYFGDRFMMKVYRRLEAGPNPEQEILEWLTAEGFANSPALAGHIEYRNSAGDPVTTAILESYVTHQANGWDYTLDNLGLFLERALTVQDDPRLAQVKQGRPLELEGEQPPQIVLELVGSFHDSACLLGQRTGELHLALARNQYPAFIPEPFTDFYRQGLYHGMLGQAARCFNGLRSSLRTFEGEVRAEAEQLLAREEELRSLLKPLRDRRIPTMRTRIHGDFHLGQVLFTGKDVVFIDFEGDPRRSIGERRIKYSPLRDVAGMLRSFHYAAHAVLYGKVPGIVPAKESSAQLHKWAGFWYRWVGAAYLHGYLQAEGVSSLLMIRGEELRILLDAYLLERGMIEVLSDLQNRPEWTRIPIVGILEILGSEP
- the malQ gene encoding 4-alpha-glucanotransferase, whose amino-acid sequence is MSFPRSSGILLHPTSLPGPFGIGDLGPAAYEFADFLASAGQSIWQMLPLGPTGYGDSPYQCFSAFAGNPALISLAQLVDEGQLDSQELDDLPQFSAEQVEYERVNQFKQTTLTKAFAEFQRGAPEHRKRDFTQFIEAERDWLAEYALFRALKDKFGGVAWPKWDHEFVSRESIALERARKELWSQIAEQEFLQFVFFEQWQSLKVYCHQKKIRMMGDLPIYVAHDSADVWAHPEYFHLDDRGNATKVAGVPPDYFSATGQLWGNPIYRWERAAADGYSWWVKRFRAAFRMFDMLRVDHFRGFEAYWEVPGGDKTAQNGRWMKGPGAELFAVVEAKLGHLPILAENLGVITPEVEAIRERFGFPGMAILQFAFGNDPQGPSFRPHNYPRNIVAYTGTHDNNTVIGWWTSKPGEGSIRSEEDIRKEREFTRAYLNLEDRCVNSAADGINWVFIRTLMASVADTVVFPLQDVLGAGSEARVNVPGTATGNWRWRFRGEQLTVDEASHLREMTTICDRLPV